The proteins below are encoded in one region of Belonocnema kinseyi isolate 2016_QV_RU_SX_M_011 chromosome 3, B_treatae_v1, whole genome shotgun sequence:
- the LOC117169559 gene encoding UPF0193 protein EVG1 homolog — translation MERKTQRVGIGLGAFHNPPRAKYSEETRNLIKELMEESKLSMMQRKSIQNVVDRGEPLPLHKPSVNKKKANEPEVMYPSIWKKRSQDMMIASGAYEREQYRRTCPLVDMEKQKRHLAYMMAFGKDMPPTPTGPKILHQGRNRPRTPDEKEVFQELVEGIRERIEFLNDMEALGRGKKYRPIIQQEIAQKLRLIENRPTGLEKELAKLKNERPTPKPYPLGDLAI, via the exons atgGAACGAAAAACGCAGAGGGTTGGAATCGGTTTGGGTGCGTTTCACAACCCTCCAAGGGCAAAATATAGCGAAGAGACGAGAAACTTGATAAAAg aattAATGGAAGAGTCGAAGCTTAGTATGATGCAGAGAAAATCAATTCAAAACGTTGTGGATCGTGGGGAGCCCTTGCCCCTTCATAAGCCTAGTGTAAATAAGAAAAAAGCGAACGAacctgaa GTCATGTATCCCAGTATTTGGAAAAAACGTTCACAAGATATGATGATTGCCAGTGGTGCTTATGAAAGGGAGCAATATAGAAGAACCTGTCCTTTAG TTGATATGGAGAAACAAAAACGTCATCTAGCATATATGATGGCTTTTGGAAAAGATATGCCACCCACTCCAACAGGACCTAAAATTCTTCACCAGGGTAGAAATCGACCCCGTACACCAGATGAGAAAGAAGTTTTTCAGGAAC TGGTGGAAGGTATTCgggaaagaattgaatttttgaacgacATGGAAGCCTTGGGACGAGGAAAGAAATATCGTCCAATAATACAACAAGAGATTGCCCAGAAACTTCGTTTAATCGAGAATCGACCTACAGGTCTTGAAAAGGAgttggcaaaattaaaaaatgaaagaccAACACCTAAACCTTATCCTTTGGGAGATCTAGCTATATGA